The Sinomicrobium kalidii region TTCATATTTACTAGATTATTTGAGTTAGTCAGTAATAAAAGTCCTAAAATCAAACAACATGTGCAAATAATATGTTAATTTAACTTAAATTATCATATTATTTATATACATGTTAAATAGAGGTAAGAAAAATTATAAGTTAGGTAAATAAGGGAGGGGGTTACTGGTGATATATGATTTTTGCTGTAAGAGAAATACGTGTATTTTGTGGAATAAAAAAGAGGTTGTCTAAAAAGACAACCTCTCCAAGCTAAAATCAAGTATATGTAATAACAATTATTGCTCCAAAGTTAAAGTGGCTTCAAAATAATTGGTTTCCATATATCCGTTGTCAAACATCCACTGGTTGGGGGAGAATCCATCCTGATCGAGATAGTATTGGATAGTCAGGGTGGGAACTTCTCCGCTGTCGTCATATGTTCCGGAGCCTGATACTGTGTAATCATACAGGACTCCTTCGTATAAGGTTGTGAATATATACTGGGATTCTATGGTAACTTCACCAGTGGCTTCGTCGAGTGTGTAATACACGGTTCCTTCTTCCTGTATTTCTTCTCCCCAGGTGGTTTGCATCCACTCACTGTTCAGGCCGTATATCAGCATTCCGTTACAATCTACTGTGGTTCTCACTGTACTTTCGTAGCCTTCCGGGTTAAAGGCGTCAACGACATCTGTTCCTGTCCAGCTGAACGTCTGGGAATCGAAATTATTGAATTCGACATTTTCAAAAGTATACGTTTCTCCCGATTTGGTTACTTTGGCCATAATGAAATAATTGGCTTTACATGCGTAAGCAGTATTAATCGCGTTATCGTATGTAAATATTTGCTCATTGATAATGCCAACCTGGTCGAACTGAAGTGTTAAATTTAAATCTGATGCTATGTGTGCGTTTCCTTCATGTATATCTGTCACCACATAATATTCCCCGTCCGGGGTGTCCGCTGTTAAAACATGGGTCTCAAACGCTGTTTCGTTAGTACTATCAATAACAGCTGTGTAGGGAACGTCGGTCAATAATAGCCTTAAATCTCCCAGATCAGTAGGGGCTATCTCATTGCCTTCATGATCCGTGACTGTACCGGAAGCTTCCCATGAAAGAGCGATAGCCAGATCGCCCGAAGTAAGGTTCCGGATATTAAATGTTACCATTTTGGAATTAAT contains the following coding sequences:
- a CDS encoding Calx-beta domain-containing protein; this encodes MKSYIYNLTWAWCLLILITACSDDDHTGDSTLTASAPSLEVALEFNDNQTLIETETTYAFTVSISEPQIVDVVVNLEQTEGTATDGEDFSFPHQVRIPAGTTSASDEIAIHSDELSEETETAVIKIATGTESNVQAINSKMVTFNIRNLTSGDLAIALSWEASGTVTDHEGNEIAPTDLGDLRLLLTDVPYTAVIDSTNETAFETHVLTADTPDGEYYVVTDIHEGNAHIASDLNLTLQFDQVGIINEQIFTYDNAINTAYACKANYFIMAKVTKSGETYTFENVEFNNFDSQTFSWTGTDVVDAFNPEGYESTVRTTVDCNGMLIYGLNSEWMQTTWGEEIQEEGTVYYTLDEATGEVTIESQYIFTTLYEGVLYDYTVSGSGTYDDSGEVPTLTIQYYLDQDGFSPNQWMFDNGYMETNYFEATLTLEQ